A genome region from Candidatus Poribacteria bacterium includes the following:
- a CDS encoding cupin domain-containing protein has protein sequence MAKITMFKGYQGEPPIPKPAHQVQANVVTVQDGVPVKYSGCDGIGVRVVHPANPNAPAQNLGLVMFFVPPHVVLEPGSHHTEECYVILKGKGVMTLAGEKVPVEAGTFIHLPPWCEHGIENTGDESMEVLICTSPPNP, from the coding sequence ATGGCAAAAATTACGATGTTCAAAGGGTATCAAGGAGAACCTCCCATTCCGAAGCCTGCGCATCAGGTGCAAGCGAACGTTGTCACAGTCCAAGACGGTGTGCCTGTAAAGTACTCGGGTTGCGACGGTATCGGTGTGCGTGTCGTGCACCCAGCGAATCCGAACGCGCCTGCACAAAACTTGGGATTAGTGATGTTTTTTGTGCCGCCACATGTCGTTCTTGAACCGGGGAGTCACCATACCGAGGAATGCTACGTCATTCTAAAAGGAAAAGGGGTAATGACCCTCGCTGGTGAAAAGGTCCCTGTCGAGGCGGGTACATTTATCCATCTCCCACCCTGGTGTGAGCATGGCATCGAAAATACAGGTGATGAGTCTATGGAAGTGTTAATTTGTACATCTCCACCTAACCCATAA
- a CDS encoding tetratricopeptide repeat protein, producing MKKTVLHPIFIVLIVCLGFNTSFLQISSAAEKWELNMRKDFTKVLREKKKPAEKHRELILKWQKQGRLSTLLTLYTAANENRQSQQPSSPKIKAGFYYGLGYVHALQAAKTGEEPNTAIIHLQRALEIEPELFWARFNLGGIYQEQGKDELALAEFESCIDLNPSYYPLYYRIGEIHLKQEHYTEALHAFDSARKLNRKWEYPQYGIGLVYFAQGEIDRAREAFENITRQKKKFAPAYFKLGQVLATEGFFDDALKEYAKGSQHQDYSGQVLYELAVIFDEKGNTDGAIRLYQRTIEVEPNHAKAHFALGEVLYASGDTVAAVQHYQQALSLSPGTEDTFYKPLEPYFVGLMTPDEAMPLLEKAMLVLPDDPRSHFYAGIIEADAGNIEKAIEHYEKTLEIIEADASYLQIELPLGNFNDVYFKLGELHHQQGDVNTAVAYFKRALELNPELADRFITQGQSAFDEGNYQEAIEPLNTHLLLFPEDVSATYLLGQSYEADGDTDNALVFYQRTLALEPQRPDVLFKMAHIYRGREAHQQAVDTLQRIIEIAPETTEAHYLMALSYLSLKQPNEALSAFLATVRLHPDDVAAHYHAGILFEQQDEIDNAIAHYEKTITLDTTLLENDIGRSLQIPLPGVEATEAEPFFRLGTIYRERNDEDNIIRVYQPALEIEPAHPELHHLLAVIFEKRDERENAIRYYGLANQYDPERFDWHYSYARVLDRHAETLGDDYHQHAEMAVEEYSTTIALNPDYVDAYFYRGMLTLRYRQIGKTLYRYSQILEDFRQVAEFQPRNREANYQLGVIYLEIDRHRLAKEVFKKMLSYAPKYRGIHLHLGRIAEWEQAWKQAIQHYEAEAALIPQPPEEDDDIAAKTYQRLGNLYYAHALDYNAAKETLEKALALDDTHVPTLLNYGNNLFSMDLLGAAAEQFERVIQLEPGNLTANYNLALMYEYTEKNAQAKAQWQRFLDLDPPEQWKNEAKKHLNQ from the coding sequence ATGAAGAAAACAGTGCTACATCCCATATTTATTGTGCTAATTGTATGCTTAGGATTCAATACATCTTTCCTACAAATTTCCTCCGCGGCGGAAAAATGGGAATTGAACATGAGAAAAGACTTCACAAAGGTGTTGCGGGAGAAGAAAAAGCCAGCGGAGAAACATCGCGAACTCATCCTCAAGTGGCAGAAACAGGGACGACTTTCCACACTTCTGACGCTTTATACAGCGGCGAATGAGAATCGCCAGTCGCAGCAGCCCTCATCTCCCAAAATCAAGGCAGGGTTCTACTACGGCTTAGGCTACGTACATGCCCTCCAAGCTGCAAAAACCGGTGAAGAACCGAATACTGCAATTATCCATTTGCAACGCGCTCTTGAGATTGAACCGGAACTATTTTGGGCACGTTTCAACCTTGGTGGTATCTATCAGGAACAGGGCAAAGACGAATTGGCACTTGCTGAATTTGAGTCTTGCATCGATTTAAATCCGAGTTACTACCCTCTTTACTATCGCATCGGTGAGATTCACTTGAAACAGGAGCATTACACAGAGGCACTCCACGCCTTTGATTCAGCACGGAAATTGAATCGGAAGTGGGAGTATCCGCAATACGGTATCGGTTTAGTCTACTTCGCGCAAGGTGAGATAGACCGCGCCCGAGAGGCATTTGAGAATATTACCCGTCAAAAAAAGAAGTTCGCTCCCGCCTACTTCAAACTTGGACAGGTACTTGCCACGGAAGGTTTCTTTGATGATGCATTGAAAGAATATGCCAAAGGGTCCCAACATCAAGACTACTCAGGACAGGTGCTTTACGAGTTAGCGGTTATCTTCGATGAAAAAGGCAATACAGATGGAGCAATTCGGCTATATCAACGCACTATTGAGGTTGAACCAAACCATGCGAAGGCACATTTCGCGCTTGGAGAAGTCCTCTATGCGAGTGGTGATACCGTGGCAGCAGTCCAACACTATCAACAGGCATTGTCCCTCTCGCCAGGCACTGAAGACACTTTCTATAAACCGCTCGAACCTTACTTCGTAGGATTGATGACCCCGGACGAAGCGATGCCGCTTTTAGAAAAAGCGATGCTTGTACTCCCTGATGATCCACGCTCTCACTTTTATGCTGGCATCATTGAGGCGGACGCAGGTAACATCGAAAAGGCTATTGAACATTACGAAAAAACACTTGAAATTATTGAGGCGGACGCGAGTTACCTACAAATCGAACTCCCTTTGGGCAACTTTAATGATGTTTATTTCAAACTCGGCGAACTTCATCACCAACAGGGAGATGTAAATACTGCTGTCGCCTACTTTAAACGTGCATTGGAATTAAATCCAGAATTGGCAGACAGATTTATCACACAGGGACAAAGTGCTTTCGATGAAGGTAACTATCAAGAGGCAATTGAACCTCTAAATACACACCTCCTGCTGTTTCCAGAAGACGTTAGTGCTACCTATCTGCTGGGACAAAGCTACGAGGCTGATGGCGATACAGATAACGCACTCGTTTTTTATCAGCGCACCTTGGCATTAGAGCCACAGCGACCAGATGTGCTTTTCAAAATGGCTCACATTTATCGAGGACGCGAGGCGCATCAACAGGCGGTTGACACCTTACAACGAATTATTGAAATCGCGCCTGAAACGACTGAAGCACACTATCTGATGGCACTCTCTTATCTTTCACTAAAGCAACCTAATGAGGCACTATCCGCATTTCTTGCGACTGTTCGGTTGCATCCTGACGATGTCGCAGCGCATTATCATGCAGGCATTCTATTTGAACAGCAGGATGAGATAGACAACGCCATTGCGCATTACGAAAAAACGATTACGCTTGATACAACGCTACTTGAAAACGACATAGGTCGTAGCTTACAAATCCCCTTGCCGGGCGTTGAAGCGACGGAAGCGGAACCTTTTTTCCGGCTCGGTACAATCTATCGTGAACGCAATGACGAGGATAATATCATCCGTGTCTATCAACCAGCATTGGAAATAGAACCCGCGCATCCAGAACTCCATCACCTCCTTGCTGTTATCTTTGAGAAGCGGGACGAACGCGAGAATGCGATTCGGTACTACGGATTAGCGAATCAGTACGATCCCGAAAGATTTGACTGGCACTATAGTTACGCACGCGTGCTTGACCGACATGCTGAGACGCTGGGAGATGACTATCATCAACATGCTGAGATGGCTGTCGAGGAGTATTCTACAACCATTGCGCTGAATCCGGACTATGTAGATGCCTACTTTTATCGCGGGATGCTTACGCTTCGTTATAGACAGATAGGCAAAACACTTTATCGCTATAGCCAAATTTTAGAAGACTTCAGGCAAGTGGCTGAATTCCAACCCAGAAATCGTGAAGCAAATTACCAACTCGGTGTCATTTATCTTGAGATTGATCGGCATCGTCTCGCCAAAGAAGTTTTTAAGAAGATGCTCTCCTATGCGCCAAAATATAGGGGTATCCATCTGCATCTGGGACGGATTGCGGAATGGGAGCAGGCATGGAAACAGGCAATTCAGCACTATGAAGCGGAAGCCGCGCTTATTCCACAACCGCCTGAAGAAGACGACGATATTGCAGCTAAAACGTATCAACGTCTCGGTAATCTCTACTATGCACACGCCTTAGATTACAATGCGGCGAAAGAGACGCTGGAGAAAGCATTGGCTTTAGATGACACGCATGTGCCTACGCTTCTCAACTATGGCAATAATCTTTTCAGTATGGATTTACTCGGTGCAGCTGCAGAGCAATTTGAACGCGTGATACAACTGGAGCCCGGCAACTTGACAGCAAACTATAACTTGGCATTGATGTATGAATATACAGAAAAGAACGCACAAGCGAAAGCACAGTGGCAACGTTTTCTTGACCTCGATCCACCAGAACAGTGGAAAAATGAGGCAAAAAAACACCTAAACCAATAA
- a CDS encoding GNAT family N-acetyltransferase: protein MIRNYKPNDLQTLRQITAICFEKVSIDKNIEDRFGRIGDMDWKERKMSHINDDTEANPDGVFVAEVNGEIAGYITTRINDTTRIGSIPNLAVLPQFQRRGIGRQLIEKALAYLQSEGMLYARIETLEQNPVGTSFYPSMGFTEIARQIHYIQPL from the coding sequence ATGATCCGAAACTATAAACCGAACGACCTGCAAACCCTTCGACAGATCACTGCTATCTGTTTCGAGAAAGTGTCTATAGACAAAAACATCGAAGACCGATTTGGGCGTATTGGTGATATGGACTGGAAAGAACGCAAAATGTCCCATATCAATGACGATACAGAAGCAAACCCAGACGGGGTTTTTGTGGCGGAAGTGAACGGCGAGATTGCTGGTTATATTACAACCCGAATTAATGACACAACTCGAATTGGCAGTATACCGAACCTCGCTGTGCTACCACAGTTTCAACGCCGCGGTATCGGCAGACAGTTGATTGAAAAAGCGTTAGCATATCTGCAGTCGGAAGGAATGCTTTATGCCCGCATTGAAACTTTGGAACAGAATCCCGTAGGTACAAGTTTTTATCCGTCCATGGGCTTCACAGAAATTGCAAGGCAGATTCACTACATCCAACCGCTGTAG
- a CDS encoding biotin--[acetyl-CoA-carboxylase] ligase, whose amino-acid sequence MDVTHLRATLQTAFIGCQTEYHSQVTSTNDIAITRGKTGAAEGTLIIAEHQTAGRGRYGRRWEAPSGKCLLVSVVLRHRLLRDQVTLPNLIGAIAIAQAIRTTHKLDARIKAPNDVRIKEKKVAGVLTELAYDDQQHPFFVLGFGVNVNSTLEDFPRELRETATSVRIAAARVRNRDTEVCRTSLLQVILCQLEETYLQLKRSETDLIMRQFEELQERTSHEGDR is encoded by the coding sequence ATGGATGTTACGCATCTGCGTGCGACGCTTCAGACTGCTTTTATTGGATGCCAGACCGAATACCACTCGCAAGTTACCTCTACCAACGACATCGCCATTACGCGTGGGAAGACTGGTGCAGCAGAGGGAACCCTCATCATTGCGGAGCACCAGACCGCTGGACGGGGAAGATACGGCAGGAGATGGGAGGCTCCATCGGGAAAGTGTCTCCTTGTGTCCGTTGTGCTTAGGCATCGCTTGCTGCGCGATCAAGTTACACTTCCAAATCTCATTGGAGCAATTGCGATTGCACAGGCAATTCGCACAACGCACAAACTTGACGCACGAATTAAGGCACCTAACGATGTCCGTATCAAGGAAAAAAAGGTGGCAGGCGTACTCACAGAACTCGCTTACGATGACCAGCAGCACCCCTTTTTTGTCTTGGGCTTTGGCGTGAATGTCAATAGCACTTTAGAGGATTTCCCACGCGAACTACGTGAAACGGCAACCTCCGTGCGGATAGCAGCTGCCCGTGTGAGAAATCGGGACACTGAGGTCTGCCGAACCTCGCTGCTACAAGTTATACTTTGTCAATTGGAAGAGACCTACTTGCAATTGAAAAGGAGTGAGACAGATTTAATCATGCGTCAGTTTGAGGAGTTACAGGAAAGGACATCACATGAAGGTGATCGTTAG
- a CDS encoding DUF523 domain-containing protein: MKVIVSACLLGVRCRYDGGDSRNETAMKQKETSELIPVCPEEAGGLPTPRPPAEIVGGDGEDVLNGKAKVITVDGTDVTDAYLKGAHHALQVAQAHGATQVILKARSPSCGCGDIYDGTFSGALTSGDGVTTALLKRHGITVTSL, from the coding sequence ATGAAGGTGATCGTTAGTGCTTGTCTCTTGGGTGTTCGCTGTCGATACGATGGCGGTGACAGTCGAAATGAAACAGCGATGAAACAGAAGGAAACGTCTGAACTCATTCCTGTCTGTCCCGAAGAGGCTGGCGGGTTGCCAACGCCGCGTCCTCCGGCAGAAATTGTCGGCGGCGATGGAGAGGATGTCCTAAACGGTAAGGCAAAAGTTATAACTGTTGATGGGACAGATGTGACTGATGCATATTTAAAGGGTGCCCATCACGCCTTACAAGTCGCACAGGCACACGGGGCAACACAGGTGATTCTCAAAGCGAGAAGCCCGTCTTGTGGCTGCGGAGACATTTACGACGGCACTTTTTCAGGGGCCCTTACGTCCGGCGACGGCGTGACCACAGCACTCCTGAAACGACACGGCATTACCGTTACTTCGCTGTAG
- the rbsK gene encoding ribokinase, which produces MNHTTPKVTVVGSLNVDLVCHAMRRPDKGETLIGDAFDIFTGGKGFNQATAAARLGADVTLIGSVGADLFGDMLLTATENEHIDSKFVTKRTDVGTGIATIVIEPDGDNSIIVVPRANMALTTADINAAADCIADADVLLLQLETPIAVSEHAAAIAKRHDTRVILNPAPAQPLPDSLLGYVDILTPNQSETELLSGMKVSNHEEAYRAAEVLRARMVDTVDAAVVLTLGEQGALMLTATSSEHISALPVEPIDTTGAGDAFCGALATALASGETLRSAVAFANAAGAAAVTVTGATPSMPTRAKIECLLESKK; this is translated from the coding sequence ATGAACCATACAACACCGAAAGTTACCGTTGTTGGCAGTTTGAATGTCGATCTGGTGTGCCACGCGATGCGCCGACCAGACAAAGGAGAAACGCTCATCGGTGATGCTTTTGATATTTTCACGGGTGGGAAAGGATTTAATCAAGCAACCGCTGCCGCACGATTAGGTGCTGATGTCACGCTTATCGGAAGTGTTGGTGCGGATCTTTTCGGAGATATGCTGCTCACAGCGACAGAAAATGAACATATTGACAGCAAGTTTGTCACAAAACGTACGGATGTTGGTACAGGTATTGCGACTATCGTCATTGAACCGGATGGCGACAACAGCATTATCGTCGTGCCGCGCGCAAATATGGCACTCACAACAGCGGATATAAATGCCGCTGCCGATTGTATCGCGGACGCGGATGTACTCCTTTTGCAATTAGAAACACCGATTGCAGTATCTGAACACGCTGCAGCAATTGCTAAGAGACACGACACACGGGTAATATTAAATCCCGCACCGGCGCAACCGCTACCGGATAGCCTTTTAGGATACGTTGATATTCTCACACCAAACCAATCCGAGACGGAGTTGCTATCGGGGATGAAGGTGAGTAATCACGAAGAGGCGTACCGTGCAGCAGAGGTGCTACGCGCTCGGATGGTGGATACCGTAGATGCTGCTGTCGTGCTAACGCTTGGAGAGCAAGGTGCATTGATGTTGACAGCCACATCATCTGAACATATCTCCGCGCTGCCTGTTGAACCTATAGATACTACAGGCGCAGGCGATGCTTTTTGTGGCGCACTCGCAACCGCCTTGGCGAGCGGTGAAACCTTACGTTCAGCAGTTGCGTTTGCAAATGCCGCTGGCGCGGCAGCGGTCACTGTTACGGGTGCAACACCTTCAATGCCGACACGCGCGAAAATTGAATGTCTATTAGAATCTAAAAAATAA
- the trpC gene encoding indole-3-glycerol phosphate synthase TrpC — MILDTIITHKRKELITEQGQVPLAKLEDQISNLPPTRDFRDAITGGDTVKLIAEVKKKSPSKGIIREDFDPVSIAETYVENGAAAISVLTDRHFFAGELAYLRAIREIVDVPLLRKDFTIDAYHIYQARVAGADAILLIVAALTASELRTFMNVAESLSLACLVEVHTREELAVALDVDAQIIGINNRDLRTFHTDIATTFRLREAIPTDRVVVSESGIYSREDVTRLQEANVQAMLVGESLMRSPDIGQQVQSLIS, encoded by the coding sequence TTGATATTAGACACAATCATTACTCATAAGCGGAAAGAACTGATAACTGAACAGGGGCAAGTACCGCTCGCGAAGTTGGAAGATCAGATTTCAAACCTTCCACCAACGCGGGATTTTCGCGATGCCATTACGGGTGGCGATACTGTCAAACTTATCGCAGAGGTGAAGAAGAAATCACCCAGTAAAGGCATTATCCGCGAAGACTTCGATCCGGTGTCAATTGCCGAAACCTACGTTGAAAACGGTGCTGCTGCCATTTCCGTGCTTACGGACAGACATTTTTTTGCAGGCGAACTCGCCTATTTGCGGGCAATTCGAGAAATCGTTGACGTACCACTGCTCAGAAAAGATTTCACGATTGATGCTTACCACATCTACCAAGCCCGCGTCGCCGGGGCGGATGCTATCTTACTGATTGTAGCGGCATTGACAGCATCAGAATTGCGGACGTTTATGAATGTCGCAGAATCGTTGTCGCTGGCGTGTCTGGTAGAGGTACATACACGAGAAGAATTGGCTGTTGCGTTGGACGTGGATGCACAGATTATCGGTATCAATAACCGAGATTTGCGCACATTCCACACGGACATCGCAACAACGTTCCGATTACGTGAGGCTATCCCGACGGACAGGGTTGTGGTAAGTGAAAGTGGTATCTATTCGCGTGAAGACGTTACGAGGCTGCAGGAAGCAAATGTGCAGGCGATGCTTGTCGGTGAGTCTTTGATGCGGAGTCCCGATATAGGACAACAGGTTCAAAGTCTTATTTCTTGA
- a CDS encoding glucose 1-dehydrogenase has translation MKVALDGKVAIVTGGANGIGRATVDALIDNGAHVAIVDIDTQAGMKTTEEIKKMGGTCLFVEGNVTDAAQMEDVAAQIAAHFGKIEILVNNAGINTRSDRVPIHQYTLEDWQRIVEIDLTGVFKTSRAVIPYILKSHSRSGSENATGRIVNISSIAGLVPLRLQSAYVAAKAGVANLTRSMALELGPEGILVNAVAPGSTLTRGTEALFYGDDGAYTENAASLLSHIPLGRPGETTEMAAAVLFLVSPDASYINGTILTVDGGWTAGYTRDW, from the coding sequence ATGAAGGTTGCACTTGACGGAAAAGTCGCAATTGTTACGGGGGGTGCGAACGGCATCGGTCGCGCTACTGTAGACGCGCTGATTGACAATGGCGCACACGTGGCAATTGTAGATATTGACACACAAGCAGGTATGAAAACCACCGAAGAGATAAAAAAAATGGGTGGAACCTGTCTGTTTGTGGAGGGCAACGTAACAGACGCAGCACAAATGGAGGATGTCGCTGCTCAGATTGCGGCGCATTTCGGGAAAATCGAGATTCTCGTAAATAATGCGGGGATTAACACCCGAAGCGATAGGGTGCCGATTCATCAATACACCTTAGAGGATTGGCAGCGGATCGTAGAGATAGACCTCACAGGCGTTTTTAAGACGAGTCGTGCCGTTATCCCTTATATCCTTAAATCCCATAGCAGATCTGGTTCTGAGAATGCCACTGGACGCATTGTTAATATCAGTTCTATCGCCGGATTGGTGCCGCTGCGCTTGCAGAGTGCTTACGTCGCGGCGAAAGCAGGCGTTGCGAACTTGACGCGCTCAATGGCGTTGGAATTGGGCCCTGAAGGGATTTTGGTAAATGCTGTTGCGCCCGGTTCAACCCTGACGCGCGGCACGGAGGCACTCTTTTATGGGGACGACGGTGCTTACACGGAAAACGCCGCAAGTCTACTATCACACATTCCACTCGGACGACCGGGAGAAACGACGGAAATGGCAGCAGCAGTGCTATTTCTGGTATCGCCAGATGCGAGCTATATCAACGGGACCATCCTCACGGTAGATGGTGGCTGGACCGCTGGCTACACACGGGATTGGTAG
- a CDS encoding phytanoyl-CoA dioxygenase family protein: MDTITDLDPATVFTPEHKEFVENNGYLLIKNALPPDVVAEIDAAVDEVYAKEEAAGRLENGGKLNLRNCITHHEAFLQLLDWQKTVPLAYGVLNWNVQMITSHLIVLPSKEEPPPEVRNRIGLHRDGGTSHAEMQEPHPRIMLKIAYAISDQSDPASGATVLVPGSNRLTGRPPLDPDTGWARGAISMNVNAGDAFLFEQRTWHGIGHNWSGMPRKTIFMGYAYRWVKPMDYITMPDELVAKCNPIQKQLIGVVSDPLSYYLPKDQDVPLRELLSSQD; this comes from the coding sequence ATGGATACAATAACAGATCTTGATCCAGCAACAGTCTTTACACCAGAGCACAAAGAATTTGTCGAAAACAATGGGTATTTGCTGATTAAAAATGCTTTGCCCCCTGATGTTGTCGCGGAAATTGATGCTGCTGTTGACGAGGTTTATGCCAAAGAGGAAGCCGCGGGCAGACTTGAGAATGGTGGTAAATTAAACCTCCGTAACTGCATCACGCACCACGAGGCATTCCTTCAACTCCTTGATTGGCAAAAAACGGTGCCGCTCGCCTACGGCGTGCTCAATTGGAACGTACAGATGATTACGTCACACCTTATTGTACTCCCCTCAAAAGAGGAGCCGCCTCCTGAGGTGAGGAACCGCATCGGCTTGCACCGCGACGGTGGCACATCTCATGCTGAAATGCAGGAACCCCACCCTCGCATTATGCTCAAGATTGCTTACGCTATCAGCGACCAATCCGATCCTGCCTCTGGCGCGACCGTGTTGGTTCCAGGGAGTAACCGGTTGACGGGTAGACCACCACTTGATCCAGATACAGGTTGGGCGCGCGGTGCTATCTCTATGAATGTCAACGCCGGAGACGCGTTTCTCTTTGAGCAACGGACATGGCACGGTATAGGGCACAATTGGTCTGGGATGCCCCGCAAAACTATTTTTATGGGCTATGCCTATCGCTGGGTCAAACCGATGGATTATATCACGATGCCTGATGAGCTGGTTGCCAAATGCAATCCGATCCAGAAACAGTTGATTGGGGTTGTCAGCGATCCACTCAGTTATTATCTACCGAAAGACCAAGATGTACCACTGCGAGAATTGCTCAGTTCGCAGGATTAG
- the trpD gene encoding anthranilate phosphoribosyltransferase, whose product MIREAIQKVIAGDSLTEAEMVETMNGIMEGETTDAQIACFLTALRLKGETIEELTGATRAMRAKSTPVPTRHEPDLQATPIVPRLVDTCSTGGTGLNHFNISTTSAIVTAGAGVPVAKHGNRGVTRQSGSANVLMALGVNIEIGPEHVGQCIDEVGIGFLFAPVLHGAMKYAIGPRREIGIRTIFNAIAPLTNPAGPQAQVIGVYTPELTEAHANALNNLGCQHAFIVHGDDGLDDITTTTTTRVSELRNGTVNTYTLNPTTLGIPKAEPDALLGGAPEENAEIIVNMLKGERGPKRDIVVLNAGAAIVASGKVDSLDAGIALASESIDSGEALAKLEGLKSVSNN is encoded by the coding sequence GTGATTCGTGAAGCAATTCAGAAAGTTATAGCAGGAGATAGCCTAACCGAAGCAGAGATGGTTGAGACGATGAACGGGATCATGGAAGGTGAGACGACAGACGCACAAATTGCGTGTTTTCTTACTGCTCTGCGACTCAAAGGTGAAACAATAGAGGAACTTACAGGTGCAACGCGTGCGATGCGTGCCAAATCCACGCCTGTTCCCACACGCCACGAGCCTGACTTACAAGCCACACCGATAGTTCCCCGGCTTGTCGATACGTGCAGTACGGGTGGTACGGGTTTGAACCATTTCAACATCTCAACAACTTCTGCCATTGTTACCGCTGGAGCAGGCGTACCGGTCGCGAAGCATGGTAACCGCGGTGTGACACGGCAGAGTGGTAGTGCAAACGTGCTGATGGCATTGGGTGTGAACATTGAAATCGGTCCCGAACACGTTGGGCAATGCATTGATGAGGTCGGCATCGGTTTCCTGTTCGCGCCGGTGCTGCACGGTGCAATGAAATATGCTATTGGACCGCGGCGAGAAATCGGAATTCGCACGATTTTCAATGCCATAGCACCGCTAACCAATCCAGCGGGACCACAGGCACAAGTAATTGGTGTCTATACGCCAGAATTGACTGAAGCGCACGCAAATGCTCTCAACAATCTCGGGTGCCAGCACGCGTTTATTGTGCATGGGGATGATGGCTTAGATGACATCACAACGACAACAACGACACGCGTTTCGGAACTCCGAAATGGCACCGTCAATACCTATACGCTTAATCCCACAACACTCGGAATTCCGAAAGCGGAACCTGATGCACTCTTGGGCGGTGCGCCAGAGGAGAACGCTGAAATCATAGTAAATATGCTGAAAGGTGAACGAGGCCCCAAGCGCGATATTGTTGTGCTAAACGCTGGGGCGGCGATCGTTGCAAGCGGGAAAGTGGATAGTCTTGATGCGGGTATCGCACTTGCATCGGAGTCCATCGACTCAGGCGAGGCACTCGCGAAATTAGAAGGACTGAAGTCGGTGTCCAACAATTAG
- a CDS encoding cytochrome c3 family protein → MKQVFLFLSLSLLMGTIALFAVCGYDKIGTLHAAPIENVALNTKTPFAEGCSKCHATEPAYQEWQHAGHSHALVNLIEGPYEVQTSCLSCHSSGYEVFSDRVYPGHTYNIETAVNAVACSSCHSHTSKEEHLLVKPAKKLCVNCHKMDCGCAGAGIVHQSQSEMFLGREGAGVKRMPSPHVRAMKKRCVHCHMAKEDPETVALHGGHTFIADFSTCSTSGCHDSADNNMETKLPQYRAEIESKMQAVKKILDAAPDKTSQAYLDAKLNYDMVKGDSGYGLHNIPYANALLDYSLSLKSQLE, encoded by the coding sequence ATGAAACAGGTTTTCTTATTTTTAAGCTTGTCCCTACTGATGGGAACGATTGCCCTTTTTGCGGTTTGTGGTTACGACAAAATCGGAACACTGCACGCAGCACCTATAGAGAACGTTGCACTTAACACAAAAACACCGTTTGCTGAGGGTTGCAGCAAATGCCATGCAACCGAACCCGCCTATCAAGAATGGCAGCACGCGGGGCACTCACACGCTCTTGTCAATCTGATTGAAGGTCCGTACGAGGTCCAAACCTCGTGCCTGAGTTGTCACTCCTCTGGCTACGAAGTCTTCAGTGATAGGGTTTATCCAGGGCATACTTACAATATAGAGACAGCGGTGAACGCTGTTGCTTGTTCTTCGTGCCATTCCCACACAAGTAAAGAGGAACACTTATTGGTGAAGCCTGCAAAAAAATTATGCGTCAACTGCCATAAAATGGACTGTGGGTGCGCGGGGGCAGGTATCGTTCACCAATCACAATCGGAGATGTTCCTTGGACGTGAGGGTGCCGGTGTGAAACGGATGCCGTCGCCGCACGTGCGCGCAATGAAGAAGCGATGCGTACATTGCCACATGGCAAAAGAGGATCCAGAGACAGTTGCGCTACACGGAGGCCACACATTCATTGCAGACTTCTCGACATGTAGTACTTCAGGCTGTCACGATAGTGCTGATAACAACATGGAAACGAAGTTACCACAATACCGCGCCGAAATAGAATCAAAGATGCAAGCCGTTAAAAAGATACTTGACGCTGCGCCTGATAAAACTTCGCAAGCCTATCTGGACGCAAAACTGAACTACGACATGGTTAAAGGCGATAGTGGGTACGGACTCCACAACATACCGTATGCCAACGCGCTGCTTGACTATAGCCTTTCACTCAAAAGCCAACTTGAATAG